One part of the Vogesella sp. LIG4 genome encodes these proteins:
- a CDS encoding ABC transporter substrate-binding protein: MKKALFALSLGCLSAVTLAATGDVLKFGTSPAYAPFEFKTATGVAGFDVDLGNEICKRLQAKCVWVENDFDGLIPALKARKFDAILASMNITEARKKQIAFSDRTYNSPTRMVARKGSKLQPSVEALKGLRVGVQQGTVQESFAKKRWESAGVMVVSYQNQEQVYQDLTSGRIQASLQDAVEAEYGLLKGSKGANFEFAGGTLKDPEIFGIGTGIGLRKEDEALRLQINKALAAMLQDGTYQKLAAKYFSFDIYNN; the protein is encoded by the coding sequence ATGAAGAAAGCCCTGTTTGCCCTTTCGCTCGGTTGCCTGTCTGCGGTGACGTTGGCCGCAACGGGCGATGTGCTGAAGTTCGGCACCAGCCCCGCCTACGCACCGTTCGAATTCAAGACCGCCACCGGTGTGGCCGGCTTCGACGTGGACCTGGGCAACGAGATCTGCAAGCGCCTGCAGGCCAAGTGTGTGTGGGTGGAAAACGACTTCGACGGCCTGATCCCGGCGCTGAAGGCGCGCAAGTTCGACGCCATCCTGGCGTCGATGAACATCACCGAAGCGCGCAAGAAGCAGATTGCCTTCAGCGACCGCACCTATAACTCGCCCACCCGCATGGTGGCGCGCAAGGGCAGCAAGCTGCAGCCGAGCGTGGAAGCGCTGAAGGGCCTGCGCGTTGGCGTGCAGCAGGGCACGGTGCAGGAGAGCTTTGCCAAGAAGCGCTGGGAGTCGGCCGGGGTGATGGTGGTGTCGTACCAGAACCAGGAGCAGGTGTACCAGGATCTGACCTCCGGCCGCATCCAGGCCAGCCTGCAGGACGCGGTGGAAGCCGAGTACGGCCTGCTGAAGGGCAGCAAGGGCGCCAATTTCGAGTTTGCCGGCGGCACGCTGAAAGACCCGGAAATCTTCGGCATCGGCACCGGCATCGGTCTGCGCAAGGAAGACGAGGCGCTGCGCCTGCAGATCAACAAGGCGCTGGCCGCCATGCTGCAGGACGGCACCTACCAGAAGCTGGCTGCCAAGTACTTCTCGTTCGACATCTACAACAACTGA
- the ctlX gene encoding citrulline utilization hydrolase CtlX gives MKQTTRNIVMVRPVNFFSNPETSDSNRFQKPEQRPACAQSAASAEFDGYVVALRAAGVQVLVIDDLQPGDTPDSIFPNNWISMHADGRVFLYPMEAPNRRRERRDSTLQRLRQDFHIESVVDLSHFEAQQQFLEGTGSIVFDHPARVAYVCLSSRSHPAVLEALLAQLGYRAVLFDAVDRHGTAIYHTNVMMAVGSRLAVVCLESIRDAAQREVLCSSLRQAGKEIIDIDYRQMESFCGNVIELADADGKAVFAMSSRAWHSFTPAQQAQLQANGRVAHAPLDTIENLGGGGARCMVAENFLPEKR, from the coding sequence ATGAAACAGACTACCCGCAATATCGTGATGGTTCGTCCGGTGAATTTCTTTTCCAACCCGGAAACCAGTGATTCCAACCGTTTCCAGAAGCCGGAGCAGCGGCCGGCGTGCGCGCAGAGCGCGGCCAGTGCCGAGTTCGATGGTTACGTGGTGGCGCTGCGCGCCGCCGGGGTGCAGGTGCTGGTGATCGATGACCTGCAGCCGGGCGATACCCCGGACTCCATCTTCCCCAACAACTGGATCAGCATGCACGCCGATGGCCGGGTGTTCCTGTACCCGATGGAAGCGCCCAACCGCCGTCGCGAGCGCCGTGACAGCACGTTGCAGCGCCTGCGCCAGGATTTCCACATCGAATCGGTGGTGGATCTGAGCCATTTCGAGGCGCAGCAGCAGTTCCTGGAAGGCACCGGCTCCATCGTGTTCGACCACCCGGCGCGCGTTGCCTATGTCTGCCTGTCCTCGCGCAGCCACCCGGCGGTGCTGGAAGCGCTGCTGGCGCAGCTGGGCTACCGGGCGGTGCTGTTCGATGCCGTCGATCGCCACGGCACGGCCATCTACCACACCAACGTGATGATGGCGGTGGGCAGCCGCCTGGCGGTGGTGTGCCTGGAGTCCATCCGCGATGCGGCCCAGCGCGAGGTGCTGTGCAGCAGCCTGCGGCAGGCGGGCAAGGAAATCATCGATATCGACTACCGGCAGATGGAAAGCTTCTGCGGCAACGTCATCGAGCTGGCCGACGCCGACGGCAAGGCGGTGTTCGCCATGTCCAGCCGCGCCTGGCACAGCTTCACCCCGGCGCAGCAGGCGCAGTTGCAGGCCAACGGCCGCGTGGCGCACGCACCGCTGGACACCATCGAGAACCTGGGCGGCGGCGGCGCGCGCTGCATGGTGGCCGAGAACTTCCTGCCGGAAAAAAGATAA
- a CDS encoding ornithine cyclodeaminase encodes MTRYIDTRDIRSIVNRVGIANFIGELADYIESDYRRWESFEKCARVANHSSDGVIELMPTSDEQYYGFKYVNGHPKNTRDNLLTVMAFGALAEVSTGSPLLLSELTITTALRTAATSALFASVLARPDSRSMAIIGNGAQSEFQILAFNRLLGISQFYLYDIDAAATRKLQQNLEGLAGVSLTACASSQEACREADIITTVTADKNYATILTPDMVRPGVHINAVGGDCPGKTELHAGILRMARVFVEFEPQTRIEGDIQQMPADFPVTEFWQVLNGQKPGRENDGDITVFDSVGFALEDFSALRYVLDKATDLNIGQDIDLIPHPENPKNLFALLA; translated from the coding sequence ATGACACGTTATATCGACACCCGTGATATTCGCAGTATCGTCAACCGGGTCGGCATTGCCAATTTTATTGGCGAGCTGGCCGATTATATCGAATCCGATTATCGCCGCTGGGAAAGTTTCGAGAAATGCGCCCGTGTTGCCAATCACTCCAGCGACGGCGTAATCGAATTGATGCCCACCTCGGACGAGCAATATTACGGCTTCAAATACGTGAATGGCCACCCGAAAAACACCCGCGACAATCTGCTTACCGTGATGGCTTTTGGCGCGCTGGCGGAAGTGTCCACCGGTAGCCCGCTGCTGCTGAGCGAGCTGACCATTACCACCGCGCTACGCACCGCCGCCACCTCCGCGCTGTTCGCCAGCGTACTGGCGCGCCCGGACAGCCGCAGCATGGCCATCATCGGCAACGGCGCGCAAAGCGAGTTCCAGATCCTGGCCTTCAACCGCCTGCTGGGCATCTCGCAGTTCTACCTCTACGACATTGATGCCGCCGCCACCCGCAAGCTGCAGCAGAACCTGGAAGGCCTGGCCGGCGTGAGTCTCACCGCCTGTGCCAGCAGCCAGGAAGCCTGCCGCGAGGCCGACATCATCACCACCGTCACCGCCGACAAGAACTACGCCACCATCCTCACCCCCGACATGGTGCGCCCCGGCGTGCATATCAACGCGGTGGGCGGCGACTGCCCGGGCAAGACCGAGCTGCACGCCGGCATCTTGCGCATGGCGCGGGTGTTCGTGGAGTTCGAGCCGCAGACGCGCATTGAAGGCGACATTCAGCAAATGCCGGCGGATTTCCCGGTAACCGAATTCTGGCAGGTATTGAATGGCCAGAAACCCGGCCGGGAAAATGATGGCGATATTACGGTATTTGATTCGGTGGGTTTTGCACTGGAGGATTTCTCGGCGCTGCGTTATGTGCTGGATAAAGCGACGGATCTGAATATCGGTCAGGACATCGATTTGATTCCGCACCCGGAAAACCCGAAGAATCTTTTTGCCTTGCTGGCCTGA
- a CDS encoding Lrp/AsnC family transcriptional regulator: MNDTDRQLLALLRDNARMSVTELAQKLRVSRATVQNRIDKLEQSGVIIGYTVRLKPEAEEHRIRAWMGIAVEGNKAPAVLQALRGEPNVYALHSTNGRWDIVTELRADTLEQFDRVLGRIRLIPGIAATETSILLSTHKV, encoded by the coding sequence ATGAACGATACCGACCGACAACTGCTGGCCCTGCTGCGCGACAACGCGCGCATGTCCGTTACCGAGCTGGCGCAGAAACTGCGCGTCTCGCGCGCCACGGTGCAGAACCGCATCGACAAGCTGGAACAAAGCGGGGTGATCATCGGCTACACCGTGCGGCTGAAGCCGGAGGCGGAGGAACACCGCATCCGTGCCTGGATGGGCATCGCGGTGGAAGGCAACAAGGCGCCGGCGGTGCTGCAGGCGCTGCGCGGCGAGCCCAACGTCTATGCGCTGCACTCCACCAACGGCCGCTGGGACATCGTCACCGAGCTGCGCGCCGATACGCTGGAACAGTTCGACCGGGTGCTGGGACGCATCCGGCTGATACCCGGCATCGCCGCCACCGAGACCAGCATCCTGCTGTCCACGCACAAGGTCTGA
- a CDS encoding alkene reductase — protein sequence MKQVFTPITVGRHTLQNRLVMAPMTRSRAAFDGTPGELAAQYYAQRAGVGLIVTEGTQPSDDGQGYLTTPGIYTDAHVAGWQKITAAVHDKGGRIFIQLMHAGRMSHPDNTPHHRPGVAPSAIAPGTQMFTLAGMQEIPLPRALTTGEVRQTVQDFRLAARRAVEAGADGVEIHGANAYLIQQFLAPSANTRSDEYGGSIENRARFAIEIAQAIAEEIGADRTAIRLSPGSTLWGIDEGAEGPALYRYLVAELDKLGLAYLHLMHLGDDELLQDIRRLWQQSLILNRPGRPREQIGDDVAADLADLEAYGQMILANPDFVARLQANAPLNEADRNTFFGGSERGFTDYPALHAAN from the coding sequence ATGAAACAAGTATTCACCCCGATCACCGTTGGTCGTCACACCCTGCAGAACCGCCTGGTGATGGCGCCGATGACGCGCAGCCGTGCCGCATTCGACGGCACCCCGGGCGAGTTGGCCGCACAGTACTATGCCCAGCGCGCCGGAGTCGGCCTGATCGTCACCGAGGGCACCCAGCCGTCTGACGATGGCCAGGGCTACCTCACGACGCCCGGTATCTATACCGATGCCCATGTTGCCGGCTGGCAGAAAATTACCGCTGCGGTGCACGACAAGGGCGGTCGCATCTTCATCCAGCTGATGCACGCCGGCCGCATGTCCCACCCGGACAATACTCCGCATCACCGCCCGGGCGTTGCGCCTTCGGCCATCGCCCCCGGTACCCAGATGTTCACCCTGGCAGGCATGCAGGAGATTCCGCTGCCGCGCGCCCTGACTACCGGGGAAGTACGCCAGACCGTGCAGGACTTCCGCCTTGCCGCCCGCCGTGCCGTGGAAGCCGGTGCCGACGGGGTGGAAATCCATGGTGCCAACGCCTACCTGATCCAGCAGTTCCTTGCGCCGAGCGCCAACACGCGCAGCGACGAATATGGCGGTTCCATCGAGAACCGGGCGCGCTTCGCCATCGAGATCGCACAGGCCATTGCGGAGGAAATCGGCGCCGACCGCACCGCCATCCGCCTGTCGCCAGGCTCGACACTGTGGGGCATAGACGAAGGCGCAGAAGGCCCCGCGCTGTACCGCTACCTGGTAGCCGAACTCGATAAGCTGGGCCTGGCCTACCTGCACCTGATGCACCTGGGGGATGACGAGCTGCTGCAGGATATTCGCCGGCTCTGGCAGCAAAGCCTGATCCTGAATCGCCCGGGGCGGCCGCGCGAGCAGATCGGGGATGACGTGGCTGCCGATCTGGCCGATCTGGAAGCCTACGGCCAGATGATTCTTGCCAACCCGGATTTTGTGGCCCGCCTGCAGGCCAATGCACCGCTCAACGAGGCGGACCGCAATACCTTCTTTGGCGGCAGCGAGCGTGGCTTTACCGACTATCCGGCGCTGCATGCGGCCAACTAG
- a CDS encoding LysR family transcriptional regulator: protein MELLNDMALFVEVVKAKGFRGAAEAVGVPNSTLSRRISALEKAIGLRLLHRTTRKVELTEAGQIYYQRCRRIVDEARLAHEQLGEMLAQPTGVLRASLPVDFSVTYLAPLIAEFANRYPGLTFDFDLTPRRSDLVSEPFDVAIRMGAPENSQLIARHLASLQARLYASPGYLQRAGEPQTPAELAGHECLSMLKSGAANWVLNKGSETAQVAVSGRFTLNNVGMIRRLATLDMGIMLMPEEIAADDVATGKLRRILPEWHGAPLPVYAITETRLIPAKTQRFIEFLRERLGQRG, encoded by the coding sequence GTGGAGCTGCTCAATGACATGGCGCTGTTCGTCGAAGTGGTGAAAGCCAAGGGTTTTCGTGGTGCGGCAGAAGCCGTCGGCGTGCCCAACTCGACGCTGTCACGCCGCATCAGCGCGCTGGAAAAGGCCATCGGGCTGCGCCTGCTGCACCGGACCACCCGCAAGGTGGAGCTGACCGAGGCAGGCCAGATTTACTACCAGCGCTGCCGGCGCATCGTCGATGAGGCAAGACTGGCCCATGAGCAGCTGGGGGAAATGCTGGCGCAGCCCACCGGGGTGCTGCGGGCGTCGTTGCCGGTGGATTTCTCGGTAACCTACCTGGCGCCGCTGATTGCCGAATTCGCCAATCGCTACCCGGGCCTGACCTTCGATTTCGACCTGACACCACGCCGCTCGGACCTGGTCAGCGAGCCATTCGATGTTGCCATCCGCATGGGGGCGCCGGAAAACTCGCAGCTCATTGCCCGCCATCTCGCATCCTTGCAGGCCCGGCTGTACGCCTCGCCCGGCTATCTGCAACGCGCCGGCGAGCCGCAGACCCCCGCCGAGCTGGCCGGGCATGAATGCCTGAGCATGCTGAAATCCGGCGCCGCCAACTGGGTGCTGAACAAGGGGAGCGAGACGGCACAGGTGGCGGTAAGCGGGCGCTTCACGCTCAACAACGTCGGCATGATCCGGCGCCTGGCCACCCTGGACATGGGCATCATGCTGATGCCGGAAGAAATTGCGGCCGACGATGTGGCCACCGGCAAGCTGCGCCGCATCCTGCCAGAGTGGCATGGCGCCCCGCTCCCGGTTTATGCCATCACCGAAACCCGTCTGATACCGGCAAAAACCCAGCGTTTCATCGAGTTTCTGCGCGAGCGGCTGGGGCAGCGCGGATAA
- a CDS encoding SRPBCC domain-containing protein, with protein MKITVSTVVAAPIAEVWRAYTTPDDIKAWNAASPDWHTTAATVDLRVGGKFSSRMEAKDGSFGFDFAGEYTRVVPEALLEYSFGERGAVVEFVPGAAGVTVTVTFDSEPTHSEEQQRAGWQAILDSFARHVQAGG; from the coding sequence ATGAAGATCACCGTTTCCACCGTTGTTGCCGCGCCCATCGCAGAAGTCTGGCGGGCCTATACCACGCCGGATGACATCAAGGCCTGGAATGCCGCGTCGCCGGACTGGCATACCACCGCGGCCACGGTGGATCTGCGCGTAGGCGGCAAGTTTTCTTCGCGCATGGAGGCCAAGGACGGCTCGTTCGGCTTCGATTTCGCCGGCGAGTACACCAGGGTGGTGCCGGAAGCGCTGCTGGAATACAGCTTTGGCGAGCGTGGCGCGGTGGTGGAGTTTGTGCCAGGTGCGGCGGGCGTCACGGTGACGGTGACTTTCGACAGTGAGCCCACGCATTCCGAAGAGCAGCAACGTGCCGGCTGGCAGGCGATCCTGGACAGCTTTGCCCGCCATGTTCAGGCAGGTGGCTAA
- a CDS encoding DNA/RNA non-specific endonuclease, whose amino-acid sequence MKKLFTALPLTLALAYALSQHLSPASTTASPAADAGGTVATRFRDCSTLFYQQQPPQIPESVQADGVRELCFADFAVLHSSSTRSPVFAAEKLSAHSLGDAADEKRTDRFYEEARLPGAERGRLADYRGSGYDRGHMAAAAQRTTPEAMAQSFSLANMVPQAAENNRGVWARAVEAATRKYVKRASGEVYVITGPYYDPQIAPHYTGHVRVPDALYKLVFDPTAGKSWVYWTANANVSKPDRLSYAELVKRTGIHYFPAMP is encoded by the coding sequence ATGAAAAAGCTGTTCACTGCCCTCCCCCTGACACTTGCCCTCGCCTACGCTCTTAGCCAGCATCTCAGCCCGGCCAGCACCACCGCATCGCCTGCCGCCGACGCCGGCGGCACGGTCGCTACCCGTTTCCGTGACTGCAGCACCCTGTTCTACCAGCAACAACCACCGCAGATTCCCGAGTCGGTGCAGGCCGACGGGGTGCGCGAACTGTGCTTTGCCGATTTCGCCGTACTCCACAGCAGCAGCACCCGCAGCCCGGTGTTTGCGGCAGAGAAGCTTTCGGCGCACAGCCTGGGCGATGCCGCGGATGAAAAGCGTACCGACCGCTTTTATGAAGAAGCCCGCTTGCCCGGCGCCGAGCGCGGGCGGTTGGCAGATTACCGTGGCAGCGGCTACGACCGGGGGCATATGGCGGCAGCGGCGCAGCGCACCACGCCGGAAGCCATGGCACAGAGCTTCAGCCTGGCCAATATGGTGCCGCAGGCGGCGGAGAATAACCGCGGAGTGTGGGCACGCGCAGTCGAAGCGGCTACGCGCAAATACGTGAAGCGCGCCAGTGGCGAGGTATACGTGATCACCGGGCCGTATTACGACCCGCAAATCGCCCCCCACTACACCGGCCACGTGCGGGTGCCGGATGCGCTGTACAAACTGGTCTTCGACCCCACGGCCGGTAAATCCTGGGTGTACTGGACGGCCAACGCCAATGTCAGCAAGCCGGATCGGCTGAGCTATGCCGAGCTGGTCAAGCGCACCGGCATTCACTACTTTCCGGCCATGCCTTAA
- a CDS encoding MFS transporter, with translation MHTPDNPVPASSAGERRALLSLSLTMLLSSLGTSIANVALPTLITVFSASFQQVQWVVLSYLLAITTLIVSAGRLGDMFGRRPLLLGGVGLFTLASLLCSYPSLPLLIAARAMQGLGAALMMALSMAYVADIVPRERTGRAMGLLGTASAIGTAMGPSLGGLLIGSLGWQAIFAANVLLGLAVFCLLQRHLPAPATPRRAARSGYDYVGTALLSITLGAYALAMTLGRGDWGLRNNVLLGLALLAAALFVISQQRASAPLIKLSLLARPLLVAALVMSALVTSVVMATLVVGPFYLTHALGLSTTQLGLVMSAGPLVAACSGVPAGHLVDRFGARPMTLSGLLLMLAGSSGLALQPVTSGVPGYVLAIMITTAGYALFQAANNTQVMAGVAAEQRGLVSGLLNLSRNLGLITGTAAMGAVFAMASKAVALTASQPQATGSGMHITFAVAVLLIVLALLVGLRSRAPQMQTV, from the coding sequence ATGCATACCCCCGATAACCCCGTACCAGCGTCCAGCGCCGGCGAGCGCCGCGCCCTGCTGAGCCTGTCGCTGACCATGTTGCTGTCGTCGCTGGGCACCAGCATCGCCAATGTGGCACTGCCTACCCTGATAACCGTGTTCTCTGCCTCGTTCCAGCAGGTGCAATGGGTGGTGCTGTCCTACCTACTGGCCATTACCACCCTGATCGTCAGCGCTGGCCGGCTGGGGGACATGTTCGGCCGCCGCCCGCTGCTGCTGGGCGGGGTGGGGCTGTTTACCCTGGCGTCGCTGCTGTGCAGCTACCCGTCGCTGCCGCTGCTGATAGCCGCCCGAGCCATGCAGGGGCTTGGCGCGGCGCTGATGATGGCGTTGAGCATGGCCTATGTTGCCGATATCGTGCCCAGGGAAAGAACCGGCCGTGCCATGGGCCTGCTAGGTACTGCCTCGGCTATCGGTACGGCAATGGGGCCATCGCTGGGCGGGTTGCTGATCGGCAGCCTGGGCTGGCAGGCGATATTTGCGGCCAACGTTCTGCTGGGTCTGGCGGTTTTTTGCCTGCTGCAACGCCATCTGCCGGCACCTGCCACGCCACGGCGGGCGGCACGCAGCGGCTACGACTATGTCGGCACTGCACTGCTGAGCATCACCCTGGGCGCGTATGCGCTGGCCATGACGCTGGGCCGTGGCGACTGGGGGCTGCGCAATAACGTTTTGCTGGGGCTGGCGCTGCTTGCCGCCGCGCTGTTTGTCATCAGCCAGCAGCGCGCTAGCGCGCCGCTGATCAAATTGTCGCTGCTGGCCAGGCCTCTACTGGTTGCCGCGCTGGTGATGAGCGCACTGGTGACTTCGGTGGTGATGGCCACCCTGGTAGTAGGCCCGTTCTATCTGACGCACGCGCTGGGGCTATCCACCACCCAGCTGGGGCTGGTGATGTCGGCCGGCCCGCTGGTGGCCGCATGCAGCGGCGTGCCGGCCGGCCACCTGGTGGACCGCTTTGGCGCGCGCCCCATGACGCTGTCTGGCTTGCTGCTGATGCTGGCCGGCAGCAGCGGGCTGGCGCTGCAGCCCGTCACGTCCGGCGTGCCGGGCTATGTACTGGCCATCATGATCACCACTGCCGGTTATGCATTGTTCCAGGCCGCCAACAACACCCAGGTCATGGCTGGTGTTGCCGCCGAACAGCGCGGCCTCGTGTCCGGCCTGCTCAACCTGTCACGCAATCTGGGCCTGATTACCGGTACTGCCGCCATGGGAGCAGTATTCGCCATGGCCAGCAAGGCGGTTGCCTTGACTGCCAGCCAGCCACAGGCCACGGGCAGCGGCATGCACATTACCTTTGCCGTGGCGGTACTGCTGATCGTGCTGGCGCTGCTGGTGGGGCTGCGCAGCCGTGCCCCGCAGATGCAGACCGTGTAG
- a CDS encoding LysR family transcriptional regulator has translation MNTPDLNLLLTLDILLSEGSVARAARRLGLSPSAMSRALQRLRDCTGDPLLVRSGRNLVPTPRAEELREQVGGLVQQALQLLSPSPALDPARVDRTFTLLCSDGFVENFGPSLLTRIGREAPGIRLSFLPKTRRDSSYLRDGSVDLETGVIGKGTAQELHARALFRDHFVAVVRQGHPLLAGDITLARYAGCGHVADSRHGIGSDPIDVALGALNMQRQIVTSVAGFAAALALARHTELVATVPERHTRYLRTDMATFPLPVAVAEITLSMLWHPRLDADPAHQWLRNVVREVCME, from the coding sequence ATGAACACACCGGATCTGAACCTGCTGCTGACGCTGGACATATTGCTGAGCGAAGGCAGCGTCGCCCGGGCGGCACGCCGCCTGGGCCTGAGCCCGTCGGCAATGAGCCGCGCACTGCAGCGGCTACGCGACTGCACCGGCGACCCGCTGCTGGTACGTTCCGGTCGCAACCTGGTGCCCACGCCACGGGCGGAGGAATTGCGCGAACAGGTGGGCGGGCTGGTGCAGCAGGCGTTGCAGCTACTCAGCCCCAGCCCGGCGCTCGACCCGGCCAGGGTGGATCGCACCTTCACCCTGCTGTGCAGTGACGGCTTTGTCGAAAACTTCGGACCCAGCCTGCTGACGCGCATCGGCCGCGAGGCGCCCGGCATCCGCCTGAGCTTCCTGCCCAAGACCCGGCGCGACAGCAGCTACCTGCGCGATGGCAGTGTCGACCTGGAAACAGGAGTGATCGGTAAAGGCACGGCGCAGGAGCTGCATGCCCGCGCGCTGTTCCGCGACCATTTCGTAGCCGTGGTGCGCCAGGGGCACCCGCTGCTGGCGGGCGACATCACGCTGGCGCGCTATGCCGGCTGCGGGCATGTGGCCGACTCGCGGCACGGCATTGGCAGCGACCCGATAGACGTGGCGCTGGGTGCCTTGAACATGCAGCGCCAGATAGTGACTTCGGTGGCCGGATTTGCCGCCGCGCTGGCCCTGGCGCGCCATACCGAACTGGTGGCCACCGTGCCGGAGCGGCATACCCGCTACCTGCGCACCGACATGGCCACGTTCCCGCTGCCGGTAGCGGTGGCGGAAATCACACTGTCCATGCTGTGGCACCCCCGGCTCGATGCCGACCCTGCCCACCAGTGGCTACGCAACGTGGTGCGCGAAGTCTGCATGGAATAA
- a CDS encoding LysR substrate-binding domain-containing protein, producing the protein MRKLPPLSALRAFEAAARHGHFGKAADELCVTHSAISHQVRSLEAALGAELFEKRGRMQHLTDAGLRLLHSVQQALDIMAEACGNAARPGMSGALKISAPAELAHRFFPRLIGEFAQRHPGITLHLLVHDSDSREINPAADITILYAMGDTDWTRYWVVPFQAIDFFPVCHPSLIEGEGGLRTPADLARFCLLHDDTDGKTWATWLGTFAASQPAPARNIHFAHSGLAIEAALQKTGVCLADVLTAGEELKSGRLIRPFRGAVPSPGNYYLVAERRKRDDGRLASFMGFASLTPYLCEIDSPN; encoded by the coding sequence ATGCGAAAACTTCCCCCACTCAGCGCACTGCGGGCCTTCGAGGCCGCCGCCCGTCACGGGCACTTCGGCAAAGCGGCAGACGAGCTGTGCGTCACCCACAGCGCCATCAGCCACCAGGTACGCTCGCTGGAAGCCGCGCTGGGCGCCGAGCTGTTCGAAAAACGCGGCCGCATGCAGCACCTCACCGATGCCGGCCTGCGCCTGCTGCATTCGGTACAGCAGGCACTGGACATCATGGCGGAGGCCTGCGGCAATGCGGCGCGGCCGGGCATGAGTGGCGCGCTGAAGATTTCCGCGCCGGCGGAACTGGCGCACCGCTTCTTTCCGCGGCTGATCGGCGAGTTTGCCCAGCGCCACCCCGGCATTACCCTACACCTGCTGGTGCACGACAGCGATTCACGCGAGATCAACCCGGCCGCCGACATCACCATCCTGTACGCCATGGGTGATACCGACTGGACGCGCTACTGGGTGGTACCGTTCCAGGCCATCGACTTCTTCCCGGTATGCCACCCCTCGCTGATAGAAGGCGAAGGCGGCCTGCGCACCCCGGCGGACCTGGCCCGCTTCTGCCTGCTGCACGACGATACCGACGGCAAGACCTGGGCCACCTGGCTGGGCACCTTTGCCGCCAGCCAGCCGGCCCCGGCGCGCAATATCCACTTTGCCCATTCCGGCCTGGCCATCGAAGCCGCGCTGCAGAAAACCGGCGTCTGCCTGGCCGATGTGCTCACCGCCGGCGAGGAGCTGAAAAGCGGGCGGCTGATCCGCCCGTTCCGCGGCGCGGTGCCCTCGCCCGGCAACTACTACCTGGTGGCGGAGCGGCGCAAACGCGACGATGGCCGCCTGGCCAGCTTCATGGGTTTTGCCAGCCTTACCCCGTACTTATGTGAAATTGATTCACCGAACTAA